The region GGAGCTGATTTCCGGAGAAAGACGTCTCTATCCGGTCGCGTCGCCGGTTGTCGTCTGGTCAGACCGTAACCGTTCCGTTCACGAGCCGCCCGATTCGGTCGATGTCGATGATAACTTCGTCGCCTTCGGTGAGGGTGAACGACTCCGGGGGCACGAGTGCGGTTCCCGTGAGCAGAACCAACGTTTCGGGGAGGCTGTTGTGCCGTCGAAGGTACGAGACGAGTTCCTCGCAGGTGGTCGCCATCTCCCTCGTCGTGGTCGATTCCTCGTACATCGTCTCACCGTCGCGTCGTATCGAGAGGGACATCGAGAGGTCGTGCGGGTCGCCGACCGTTTCCGCCGAAGCGATGCAGGGTCCGATGGCACAACACCGGTCGTACACTTTCGCCTGTGGAAGGAACAGCGGGTTTTCTCCCTCGATATCCCGACTGGAGACGTCGTTGCCGACCGTGTAGCCGACGACTTCGCCGCGGTGCAGGACGATGCCGAGTTCGGGCTCCGGGACGTCCCACTCCGAATCCCCGCGCACGCCGACATCCTCCCACGGACCGACCGTCCGCGACGGCGTTGCCTTCATGAACAGCTCCGGTCGCCCGCTGTCGTACACGTCGATGTACACCTCCGGCTTGCCGCTCTCGGCTTTGCGCGCCTCTTCGCTGATCCGGTACGTGACGCCCGCCGCCCACACCTCGTCGGCGACGATGGGTTGGCGGATGTTCCGGTCGGCGTCGTCAAACTCGATGCGGTCGGCGTCGTCGAGGCGGTTTCGAGCGACGGTATCGATGGACGTGTCGTTCGCGTTCGCTGCGCGGGCGAGCGCCCTGAACGAGCTGAGGTCAGCTGAGACGGACGTGAGGTCGTATGCGGTTCCGTCGTCGTCGATCACGACCAACGTATCCGCGGATGAGCGAGGCTCTCCCCCGGGGAGTCGGTAATAGCGCATACACAGTGATGAGCGGAAGGTGTTAAAAGAGTATCGCCGTGGAGAAACCCGTTTTGCCGGTGACGAAACGGGCCCCTTCGACATTTTGACGACCCGCGTG is a window of Haladaptatus paucihalophilus DX253 DNA encoding:
- a CDS encoding fumarylacetoacetate hydrolase family protein, with amino-acid sequence MRYYRLPGGEPRSSADTLVVIDDDGTAYDLTSVSADLSSFRALARAANANDTSIDTVARNRLDDADRIEFDDADRNIRQPIVADEVWAAGVTYRISEEARKAESGKPEVYIDVYDSGRPELFMKATPSRTVGPWEDVGVRGDSEWDVPEPELGIVLHRGEVVGYTVGNDVSSRDIEGENPLFLPQAKVYDRCCAIGPCIASAETVGDPHDLSMSLSIRRDGETMYEESTTTREMATTCEELVSYLRRHNSLPETLVLLTGTALVPPESFTLTEGDEVIIDIDRIGRLVNGTVTV